From a single Leptospira ellinghausenii genomic region:
- the murD gene encoding UDP-N-acetylmuramoyl-L-alanine--D-glutamate ligase has translation MFSESILSQSDLKNLHSFLILGGGSSGDSAALLLNSLGKKVILADRFPEKANQSLYTKVLSDLMPQECLDGIDCLIKSPGILPDHPILETARGKQIPILSEIALGRIFFNGPVIGITGTDGKSTTTALTFHLLKKKYPNAKMGGNIGVPFTSFCRENPEIVVLELSSYQLDDSPNLKLTASAILNLASDHLERHKTMESYALAKWKIQNLEDNKHQCFVNPNFFTYTPFMIPTNSNLHLVGENESYFVTQNPNKIHTPNHEYDVSLFPLKGKHNLMNLCFAIALAEVVGLNPDQIQRQLETFDGLPHRFQSIPTETINPKYQSIRFINDSKSTNLHSMLSGISGFKKGDPIYLILGGIPKVEPIQPLIKRWKELECPLFVFGKAKEVWGEELNLTGLPVFYFDDLKSLLTEVKEKIDHHWLAKSNLQNEEILTVIFSPAGASFDLYKNFEERGNHFKNLIQDFFGTTLK, from the coding sequence ATGTTTTCTGAATCCATACTGAGCCAATCTGACCTGAAAAATCTTCACTCATTTCTCATTTTAGGGGGTGGGTCCTCCGGTGATTCGGCAGCTCTCCTACTCAATTCCCTTGGGAAAAAAGTCATTCTCGCGGATCGTTTCCCAGAGAAAGCAAACCAAAGTCTGTATACGAAAGTTTTGTCCGATCTTATGCCACAAGAATGTCTTGATGGAATTGATTGTCTCATCAAAAGTCCAGGAATCCTACCAGATCACCCAATTTTAGAAACGGCACGTGGGAAACAAATTCCCATCCTAAGTGAGATTGCACTTGGCAGAATTTTTTTCAATGGACCAGTAATTGGGATCACTGGCACCGATGGCAAATCGACAACTACTGCTTTAACGTTTCATCTGCTAAAGAAAAAATACCCAAATGCAAAAATGGGAGGGAATATTGGAGTTCCGTTTACTTCGTTTTGTAGGGAAAATCCAGAGATTGTTGTATTAGAATTATCAAGTTATCAATTGGACGACTCACCTAACTTAAAACTGACGGCATCTGCCATCTTAAATCTTGCATCCGATCATTTAGAAAGGCATAAAACCATGGAATCCTATGCACTCGCAAAATGGAAAATTCAAAATTTGGAAGACAACAAACACCAATGTTTTGTGAATCCAAATTTTTTCACTTATACTCCATTTATGATTCCAACGAATTCCAATTTACATTTGGTTGGAGAAAATGAATCTTATTTTGTCACACAAAACCCAAATAAAATCCATACACCAAATCATGAATATGATGTTTCCTTATTCCCTCTAAAAGGAAAACACAACCTTATGAATTTATGTTTTGCCATTGCTCTTGCTGAGGTTGTGGGATTAAATCCAGACCAAATCCAAAGACAATTGGAAACATTTGATGGTTTACCACACAGGTTTCAATCCATTCCCACAGAAACCATCAATCCAAAATACCAGTCCATTCGGTTCATTAATGATTCAAAATCAACAAACTTACATTCGATGTTATCGGGAATCTCCGGTTTCAAAAAAGGTGATCCCATTTATCTGATATTAGGTGGAATTCCGAAAGTCGAACCAATTCAACCACTGATAAAAAGATGGAAAGAGTTAGAGTGTCCTCTATTTGTCTTTGGAAAGGCAAAAGAAGTTTGGGGAGAAGAATTAAATCTTACAGGATTACCGGTTTTTTATTTTGATGATTTAAAATCATTACTAACTGAAGTGAAAGAAAAAATTGATCATCATTGGTTAGCCAAATCAAATTTACAAAATGAGGAAATCCTGACGGTGATTTTTTCACCGGCAGGTGCTAGTTTTGATCTCTATAAAAACTTTGAAGAGAGAGGGAATCACTTTAAAAATCTAATCCAAGATTTTTTTGGAACAACCTTAAAGTAA
- a CDS encoding sensor histidine kinase — protein MVWKSFLKGIFLFLAYIGSAKLGMEYFAFQPMNLAVLWIPSGIGLIGCIFFGYRFFPIVWLASFLANKDGLISSQFQLTQFQLYLSICLTATVDAFQSVLAYYFWTKKIRKNLNSTKDNFYFIVYVAFLSSLISILLIGMVLNSFGYFHNLNLNEIVRTLVVITFGDTIGIFITVPMFMAWRKLVWKELSLRLVFWTIIFIVFQAVIVYQFPYLFFLSFLILIYLGYRFQIKGVTLGVFLLYLSSVLMTRLGVGPFVQPVIFDSYIYLISFLIPYAILAEFITLQYQRLLFNRFELEKKVYDRTKLLRTQIFEKTQAIEALHKSEKLLSESNRTKDIFFSIIAHDLRNPLGSFKQITELMYEDFDTYTDSEKRETVFEIKKSASRVYSLLEQLLDWARTQTGNMPFRPKEVNLRTIVSKITEQMAALIQKKGIQFTVEIPEKFSFVYADSEMIQAVLRNLISNSIKFTNDNGKIQISVSQEEDGVRIECKDNGVGMNSSDLEKLFRLDAQLTSIGLEGEKGTGLGLILCHEFVKLHGGEIWATSEKGKGTTVSFRLPDPK, from the coding sequence ATGGTCTGGAAGTCATTCTTAAAAGGTATCTTCCTCTTTTTAGCCTACATTGGTTCTGCCAAATTGGGTATGGAATATTTTGCATTCCAACCTATGAATTTGGCTGTATTATGGATCCCTTCTGGGATTGGTCTCATCGGATGTATATTTTTCGGATATCGATTTTTCCCAATTGTTTGGTTAGCAAGTTTTCTTGCTAATAAAGATGGTTTGATTAGCAGTCAATTCCAACTCACACAATTTCAATTGTATCTTAGTATTTGTTTAACTGCGACAGTTGATGCGTTTCAATCAGTTCTCGCCTATTATTTCTGGACTAAAAAAATAAGAAAAAACCTCAATTCGACAAAAGATAATTTTTATTTTATCGTATATGTTGCCTTTTTATCTAGTTTAATTTCGATTTTACTTATCGGAATGGTACTAAATTCCTTTGGATACTTTCATAACTTAAATTTAAATGAAATCGTTCGAACCCTCGTTGTAATTACCTTTGGTGATACAATTGGAATTTTTATTACTGTTCCGATGTTTATGGCTTGGAGGAAATTGGTATGGAAGGAGTTATCCTTACGTCTCGTTTTCTGGACAATCATATTTATCGTTTTCCAAGCAGTGATTGTTTATCAATTTCCCTATTTATTTTTTCTTTCGTTTCTGATTCTAATTTATTTAGGGTATCGGTTCCAAATTAAGGGAGTCACATTAGGTGTATTCTTATTGTATTTGTCGAGTGTACTAATGACTCGATTAGGTGTTGGACCATTCGTACAACCGGTTATCTTTGATTCTTATATTTATCTCATTTCGTTTTTGATACCGTATGCAATACTTGCTGAGTTTATCACCTTACAATACCAAAGGTTATTGTTCAATCGGTTTGAGTTAGAAAAAAAAGTATATGACCGAACTAAGTTGCTGAGAACTCAGATTTTTGAAAAAACACAAGCGATTGAAGCATTACACAAATCCGAAAAACTTTTAAGTGAGTCCAATCGCACAAAAGATATATTTTTTTCGATCATTGCTCACGATTTACGGAATCCGTTAGGTTCCTTTAAACAAATCACAGAACTGATGTACGAGGACTTTGATACCTATACCGATTCTGAAAAAAGGGAAACCGTTTTTGAAATTAAAAAATCTGCCTCGCGAGTTTATAGTTTGTTGGAACAACTTCTTGATTGGGCAAGAACTCAAACAGGCAATATGCCATTCCGTCCCAAAGAAGTCAACCTTCGGACAATTGTTTCTAAGATTACCGAACAAATGGCAGCTTTGATTCAGAAAAAGGGGATTCAGTTCACTGTAGAGATCCCCGAAAAATTTTCGTTTGTCTATGCAGACTCTGAAATGATCCAAGCGGTCTTACGAAATTTGATTTCCAATTCGATTAAGTTTACCAATGACAATGGAAAAATCCAAATCTCTGTCTCACAAGAAGAGGATGGTGTACGAATTGAATGCAAAGATAATGGAGTCGGAATGAATAGCTCTGATTTAGAGAAATTATTCCGTTTAGATGCACAGTTAACAAGTATAGGGTTAGAAGGAGAAAAAGGCACGGGACTTGGTCTCATTTTATGCCATGAATTTGTTAAATTACACGGTGGAGA
- a CDS encoding indole-3-glycerol-phosphate synthase, translating into MNPILHKIVETKHSEINESRGKVLPDRTIPIRDWKSHLKTTSISVIAECKKGSPSAGVIRPDYNPVSIATEYESSGAGAISVLTDKSYFYGSLSDLQSVANKVSVPVIRKDFILDPIQIDEAYAYGASAILLIVRILSPEQLKLLHEHATRLGLAVLVETHNQKEVDIALDMGANTIGINTRDLDTFQIHKNLIEQIAPKLDSSIIRVAESGIESFEDWQKYKGMIDSMLVGTFFMKSKNIPADFLALLNGKTANRN; encoded by the coding sequence TTGAATCCTATTTTACACAAAATTGTAGAAACGAAACATTCTGAAATCAATGAAAGTCGTGGTAAGGTTTTACCCGACAGAACGATTCCCATTCGAGATTGGAAATCTCATCTCAAAACAACATCCATCTCGGTCATAGCCGAATGCAAAAAAGGTAGTCCCAGTGCTGGAGTGATTCGGCCCGATTACAATCCGGTCTCCATTGCCACCGAGTATGAAAGTTCAGGAGCAGGTGCCATTTCTGTCCTGACTGATAAATCGTATTTTTATGGTTCCCTGAGTGATTTACAATCTGTTGCAAACAAGGTTTCTGTTCCAGTCATTCGTAAGGATTTTATTTTAGATCCAATTCAAATCGATGAAGCGTATGCTTATGGTGCCTCTGCAATTTTACTCATTGTTCGTATCCTTTCACCAGAACAATTAAAACTTTTACATGAACATGCGACTCGACTTGGTCTTGCTGTCCTCGTGGAAACCCATAACCAAAAGGAAGTGGATATTGCATTAGACATGGGGGCAAATACCATTGGGATCAATACACGCGACCTAGATACATTTCAAATTCACAAAAATCTAATTGAACAAATTGCACCTAAATTGGATTCGTCGATCATCCGAGTGGCTGAGTCAGGAATCGAATCTTTTGAAGATTGGCAAAAATACAAAGGAATGATTGATTCTATGTTAGTCGGAACATTTTTTATGAAAAGTAAAAACATTCCTGCTGATTTTTTGGCTCTTCTGAATGGTAAAACTGCCAATCGAAACTGA
- a CDS encoding STAS domain-containing protein, with product MLKHEVKDGKLVVYLEGRLDVSVANEVEEGLTELIDSLGHRKVLLNMKDVEYMSSSGFRACISTLRKLNSKEGLLKISNIKPAVKRIFDVIELTSLFDIYDSEEAALKSF from the coding sequence GTGCTGAAACACGAAGTGAAAGACGGAAAACTAGTCGTTTATTTGGAAGGTCGATTGGACGTTTCTGTGGCGAATGAAGTGGAAGAGGGACTCACTGAACTCATTGACTCTTTAGGTCATAGAAAGGTTCTTCTCAATATGAAAGATGTAGAGTATATGTCTTCCTCGGGGTTTCGTGCTTGCATATCTACCTTACGCAAACTCAATTCCAAAGAAGGATTACTTAAGATTTCCAATATCAAACCAGCTGTAAAAAGGATCTTTGATGTCATCGAACTGACTTCCTTATTCGATATTTATGATTCAGAAGAAGCAGCGTTAAAATCCTTTTGA